Proteins encoded in a region of the Populus nigra chromosome 3, ddPopNigr1.1, whole genome shotgun sequence genome:
- the LOC133688509 gene encoding AAA-ATPase At5g57480-like encodes MKEYWGSLASILGVLAFCQSLLHVLFPPELRFATLKLFNRVFNMFTSYCYFDITEIDGVNTNELYNAVQLYLSSCVTISGSRLSLTRALNSSAITFGLTNNDTIFDTFNGVTVLWEHIVTQRQAQTFSWRPLPDEKRGFTLRIKKKDKSLILDSYLDYIMEKANDMRRKNEDRLLYTNSRGGSLDSRGHPWESVPFKHPSTFETLAMDPVKKAEIIEDLKDFANGQSFYQKTGRAWKRGYLLYGPPGTGKSSMIAAMANYLGYDIYDLELTEVHHNSELRKLLMKTSSKSIIVIEDIDCSIDLSNRKKGSPNNSSSIGRSYCDPEMRSGPGVSTGDEGGNSITLSGLLNFTDGLWSCCGSERIFVFTTNHIDKLDPALLRSGRMDMHVFMSYCSFPALRILLKNYLGNAESDLDEGVLKELEEVIDKAEMTPADISELLIKNRRNKDRAVIELLEALKNKAEMKLKSGECVREKNLKDVGEEEEEQEKRALESPKEGCDYEDGIKKEDEDEEKKIK; translated from the coding sequence ATGAAAGAATATTGGGGCTCTTTGGCCTCAATACTTGGTGTGTTGGCCTTTTGTCAAAGTCTCCTTCATGTATTATTCCCACCAGAGCTCCGGTTTGCAACTCTGAAACTCTTCAACCGGGTCTTTAACATGTTCACTTCTTATTGCTACTTTGATATAACAGAAATTGATGGAGTCAACACCAACGAGCTCTACAACGCAGTCCAACTCTATCTAAGCTCCTGTGTCACCATCTCTGGCAGCCGTTTGAGCCTCACTCGTGCTCTGAATtcaagtgccataacttttggcCTAACAAACAATGACACTATCTTTGACACCTTCAATGGTGTTACTGTCCTTTGGGAACATATTGTGACTCAAAGACAAGCACAGACATTTTCCTGGCGTCCATTGCCTGACGAGAAGAGAGGTTTCACTCTACGTATCAAGAAAAAGGACAAGTCTTTGATTCTTGATTCTTATCTTGATTACATTATGGAGAAAGCCAATGATATGAGGAGGAAAAACGAGGACAGGCTTTTGTACACTAATTCAAGAGGTGGGTCTTTGGATTCAAGAGGGCATCCTTGGGAGTCAGTGCCATTTAAGCACCCGAGTACTTTTGAGACTCTGGCTATGGACCCTGTCAAGAAAGCTGAGATCATTGAAGATTTGAAAGATTTTGCAAATGGTCAATCTTTTTATCAAAAGACAGGTAGAGCTTGGAAGAGAGGTTATTTGCTTTATGGACCTCCTGGTACTGGTAAATCTAGCATGATTGCTGCCATGGCTAATTATCTTGGTTATGATATTTACGATCTTGAATTGACTGAGGTACACCATAACTCTGAACTTAGAAAACTTTTGATGAAAACAAGCTCAAAATCTATCATTGTTATTGAGGACATTGATTGTTCTATTGATTTGAGTAATAGGAAGAAGGGTAGTCCTAATAATAGTAGTTCTATTGGGAGGAGTTACTGTGACCCAGAAATGCGATCTGGGCCTGGTGTTAGCACTGGTGATGAAGGAGGGAATTCAATAACTTTATCTGGGTTATTGAATTTTACTGACGGGTTGTGGTCATGTTGTGGAAGCGAGCGGATTTTCGTGTTCACAACAAACCACATTGACAAACTTGATCCTGCATTGTTAAGGAGTGGTAGAATGGACATGCATGTTTTCATGAGCTACTGTTCATTTCCTGCATTGAGGATCTTGTTGAAGAATTACTTGGGCAATGCAGAAAGTGATTTGGATGAGGGGGTTTTGAAGGAATTGGAAGAGGTTATTGACAAGGCAGAGATGACTCCTGCTGATATAAGTGAGTTATTGATCAAGAACAGGAGAAATAAGGACAGGGCAGTGATTGAATTGTTGGAGGCATTGAAGAATAAGgcagagatgaaattgaagagtgGAGAATGTGTTAGAGAGAAGAATTTGAAGGATGTgggagaggaagaggaagagcaaGAGAAGAGAGCTTTGGAGAGTCCTAAAGAAGGTTGTGACTATGAGGACGGCATCAAGAAAGAAGACGAGGATGAAGAGAAGAAGATTAAATGA